One Phragmitibacter flavus genomic window, CGGCTTCAGTGGAAACGATGCCGGCGGTGTTGGCGAAGATGTCGACCTGAACGGTGCCGTTGAGGGCGATGTCGACGGTGGTGGCGGAACCGAGCAGGAGTTCGGAGGCGATGGCACCGCCGGTGGTTGTTTTGCGGGTGTTGCCGACCATCAGAAAGGTGCCTGTGCCGAGGGTGATGTCTTTGGAGTCAGCGCCGGTGATGCTGCCGGTTCCGCCGACGATGCTGGTGCCGTTGGCGGTGAAGTTGCCGAGGCCGGTGGCGGCGGTGCCGGCGCCGGGGGTGTTGCGGACGAGGAGGGTGCCGTCATCGACAATGGTGTCGCCGGTATGGGTGCTCGCGCCACGCAGGGTTTGGGTGCCGGTGCCGACTTTACGGAAGCCGAGAGCTGCTCCGGTGGCTCCATCGCCGGTGTAGGCGGCGTTGCCTGTTGAGGCGTTGCCGGCAAGCAAGGTGCCGTAGTCGCGCAGAATGCCTGCGAAATCACCGGTGGTGTTGCCGTTGCCGACGGTGAGGGTGGAGGTGGTGTTGGTGCGGTTGTTTTGAACGAAGTGGTTGGTGGCGCTGGCGCCGTTGAGGGCACCGATGTTTTGAGACGTGCCGAAGAGGTCGAGGATGGCGATGTTGGCGGCGGTGGCGAAGTTGAATTCGTTGCTGGTGTTGCCGAGCGTGCCGTTGCTGCTGACGGAGCCGTCGGACATGCGGATGATGCCGCGTTGGTGGCGGATGATTCCGGTGAAGTTGTTGCTGTTGTTGCCGATGGTGAGGACGGTGTAGCGGGGGTCGGTGCTGTTGGCGATGCCGGTGTAGTCGAAGCCGTTGGTGCCGGTGATTTGGCCGGTGATTTTGATGTCGCGGAGGTAGTTGGTGGCGTTGATGTTGTTGCGGGCGAGGGGATTGGTGGCGAGTTCGATGTTGCCGGAGAAGGACCAGGTTTGGGGGGTGAGGTCGGCATTGAGACCTTCGAACTGGATGAAGCCGCCGTTGAGACGGATATTTTTGGCGATGTTTTTGGTGCTGACGTAATTTTGCAGCGCGCCGCGGACAACAGGACCTCCAGTGGTGAGGGGGGTATTGGCGTTGATGTTGATGACGCCGCCAGCGACGTCGCCGAAGAAGTTGCCGTCGGCGTAGACGTGGCCTTGTTCGATGTTGATGTTGCGGACGTTGACGGCCTGGGTGTTGCTGGTGGCGCGCCAGCTGATGCCGGCGGCGTTGACGAAGGTGATGTCGTGATTGTTGGCGTTGATGTTGAGGATTCCCCAGCGGGCAGCTCCGGGGGTGGTGGAGAAGGTGGTGGCACCGGTCATGGTGATGTTGGTGAAGGGGTTGTCGGTGGCGCTGTAGGTGCCGGAAGAGGTGACGGCTCCGAGGTAGCCGCCGAAGACCAGGCCGGTGGTATCGACAATGCCTTTGCCGGTGACGGTGAGATTGTATCTTGAGGTGTAGGTTTGCAGGGCAGTATTGACGGTGTCGCGGCGCCAGTTGAGGTCGAGCGTAGCACCGTCCCGGACATCAATGAGATTGTTAGCTGCGCCGAAGGGGTTGGGGTTGAATCCGGTGTTGGCTTTGAGCATGCCAGCTTCGACGATAACGGTGCCTGTGAAGGTGTTGCTGGCCGACATGGATAGGGTGCCGAGGCCCTTTTTGATGAAGCCTTGATTGCCAGCGAGGGAGGTGGCGAAGGAGACGTTGTTGCCGTTGGTGTCGATGTTGTAGGCGGCTGTGTTGCTGGCCTGGGAGAATTGGGTAGAGAAGTCGGTGTTGATGCCGGTGCCGTATTGCAGGGTGCCGCCGGAGAAGATGATGCCGCTGGTGCCAAAGGCGGTGGCGGAATCGGCGCGAAGAATCCCTTCGCTGAGGCGTGTGAAGCCGGAGTAGGTGTTGGCTCCGGAGAGGGCGAGCAGGCCCGCGCCGGTTTTGTTGAGTCCACCAGTGGCGGCGCTGCCAGCAACGCCGGTGAGGCGCGCGTTGACGAGGATGCTGGAATTGGCGGCGGCGTTCCAGGTTTGGGCAACGAGGTTGTCGATGGGGGCGAGCAGGATGTCGAGGTTGGTGCCGAAGGTGAGGGCGGAACCGCTGTTGTTGCTGACGGCGTTGGCATTGCCGGTGAGGGTGAGGACGGGTCCGGCGGCAGCGACACCGATGGTGGTTTGGGTTCCGGCTCCCGTTTGCTGGATGGTGGCGGCGCTGAGGTTTTCGGTGAGGGTGAGGGTGTTGGTGCCGCCGGTTTGGAAGATGGCGTCGCTGCCAGTGGTCCAGCCGACCAGGGGAGCAGCGCTGCCATCGGAGGCGGTGTTCCAAGTCACGGTGGCGGCCGACCAGTTGGAGGAGCCCGCGTTGAGGGTTCCGTTGGCATTGACCGTGTCAAAATAAAGGGGGGCGGCGATTCCAGAAGGGGCGGCGGCAGCGGCGATGCAAAGACTTGCGCAGACTTTGAGGGCGAGGAGACGGGAACGGGAATGCTTCATGGGGCGGGCGGAACTTGGGGATTTAGGAGACGTCGTGGGAGGACGAGATTTTTCAGCTTAGAAAAATACGGTCGATAAGGAAAGTCAAAGCTGAGATTTTTTGATGGATGGTCGAGTTAAAGCAGGCGTTTGAGGATGGCGCATTGTTCGGCCTGGCGGGTCTGGATGTATTGGCGGGCTTTGTTTGCTTTGGCCTGGGCGGTGTTGGGGTCTTTGGCCATGGCAAGGATGGTGGGGACGAGGCGGGTGCGGTTTTCTTGGTTGTCGAGATCGAAGAGCCAGTCGCCGAGACCGATTTGTTCCCACATGAAACCTTTGGTGGTTTGTTCGACGAAACGGCAGACGATGGCGGGGATGCCGTTGCCGATACACATAATGGGGCTGTGCATTTCGCTGCCAAAGAGGCCGGCGCTGCGGACGTAGATGCTGAGGGCTTCGTCAGTGAGCCAGAATTTGTCGCGCCAGACAACGCGGGGTTTGAGTTCGTCGGGAAGCGGATCAAAAAGGAGCTCCTTGCCTTCCTGCATCTGGGTGGAGTCTTCGGGACAGATGAGGATTTTGTGGTCGGTTTCGCGGAGGATGGCGATGATGGCTTCGCGGAGCAGGACGTGGTCGTGCTCTTTCATTTCTTCGTTGCGACGATGTTTTTCCGGATGGAATTTGGTGCCGCGTTTGATGCGCCAGTAGGGGGCGTTGCGGAGGTTGGGAATGACGCAGAGGAACTTGCCTTCTTCGAGCTTGTTGGCTTGCAGGTAGGAGAGGGCGGTTTCGTCATTGCGGAGGTCGGTGGCGAAGGCGCCGTCGGGTCCAAATTCGATGATGGGGGATTTGACGTTCGCGTCTTTGACGACCTGGAGGGATTTGGGGTCGCGCAGGAAAACGAAGGAGGCGGTGTCGAGGAGGTCCTTGGTGTAGTCGTCGAGGCCGTTGTTGCTCATGATTTTGAGCCCGGGGTCGCCGGCGGGGGCCATGGTGATGCCGAAGATGCCGTAGGGCTTTTTGACTTCGTTTTTCCAGATGGCGACGTCGCGATGGGCGGTGAGGTAGGGGCCGGAGCCGTGGAGGAGGAAGTCGCAGGTGTCGATGATGCGGCGGTCTTTGGTGATGACGAGGTTGGGGAAGCGTTTGAGCAGCATGGGTTCGACGCCGTTGCTGACGTCGGAGGGCCAGAGGATAACTTCCACATTGGGGAGGTGTTTTTCGAGAATGGCGAGGACGCCAGGGGTGTGGCCGATGTCGCCGATGTTGACGGTTTGCCAGGAGGAGCGAAGGACGATGCGAGGTTTGCGGCCTTCGGCTTGGGCAGCGGCGATGGCGGGGATCGAAGCTAGGGCGGAGGTGAGAAAGTGGCGGCGCATCATAGGAAGGATAAAAGGCGAATGGATGAGTAAGGCTAGCGCGGGGAAGAAATGAGATTCCAGCGATGGGTGGTGACTTTGGCGTGGAACCAGCCGTTCTCGTCGGTGCGGCCGCTTTGGGTGAGGACTTTTCCTTTTTCGTTGTCGGCTTGAATCCATTGATCGTTGCCGAGATAGACGATGAGATGGGCCCCACCGCGGGTGATGGCGAGGTCGCCAGGAAGGAGATTGGTGTAGTCCATGGTCTTGATGGTTCCGCTGGTGCCAACGGGGGTGGTGCAGTTGCGATAACCCTTGGACAGGGCCAGGGCGCTGGCGTCGAACCACCAGTGTTGGAGAAAGGTCCGCAGGGCGTTGGAGTTGAGGTGGGAGAGGCCGTAGGTCAACAGAGCGTCGCGCAAGGCGCGGCGGGGGAGGCCGGAGCAATCGATGCCAAAGAAACTCTCGCCGCCCCACACGTAGCGAACGGATTCATATTTGGTGAGATTTCTGAGGTAGCTGGAGGTGAGTTGTTTGGTATCGACCGGGCGTGCTGGCAGGAGCAGGAGAACGGAGGGGATGACAGGGAGAAGCAGGAGGGTGAGACGCGCTGGACGACGGTTCCAGATGAGGTAGATCAAGCCCGACCAGAACGTCAGCAGCGCGGCAAGAAAGGCGAGTTTAAGCAGGGTGTTGCTGACGGGATTGAGCGTGAGGAGAACGACGGATGCCAGTGCGCCGATGGTGATGTAGAGAATCAGTCGGTGGAACATGACGGCGCGGCAATTTTCGCTGAGGACAAATGCCAGTAGAGCGAAAATCTTGGGCGCTGTCGATGGTGTATTGGCGCAATGCAAATGACCACCAGTTTGCAGGGCTCGATAGACGGGAGATTCAACTGTGGGTTTTGCTATGGAGGGCTGATGCTGAATCGAGCGATCACCGAGTCGTCTAATCCGAAGCCGCGGCTTTTCTGTATGCGGTGATCCACATGGCCCGCCAAGTTCCGTAGACAAAAAGGGCGAGACCGAGGTAAAACATGAAAGCAATCTCGGAACTTGCTTTTCCTGCGATTACAAACATGGCCCCCAGGACACAAGCAAGCACAGAGTTTCCATAGCCCACCTTTGTTTGCACTTTCAGCGCATTCTCCAATTTGGCGGTTGATCTCCGATTTGATTCGATGGACTGATGATAGGTTTCCATCGACATGATGATCTTTGAAACATCAGTTTCGCAGCGGCCTTTACATGCCAATCCTTTTCCTAAATCGACGAGATGTTCTTGTGAGACCGCTCTCAGGCAAGAGCGGCACAAACCGACGGCGTCTTGAGATGGATCGTAGAAACATTTCATGATCGTATGCCGGTCTTGTTCGGAAAGCCGGCCTGGAGTCCGGCGCTCCCAGGGGGGGAGTTAACTTACCACCAGGGTCTGGTCGCGGGAGGGGCCGATGCCGAGGAGGGTGACGGGGGCTCCGGCGAGTTCGCCGAGTCGGGCGAGGTAGGCTTTGGCTTTGTCGGGCAGGTCGGCATAGTCGGTTTTGCCGCTGAGGTCTTCCAACCAGCCTTCGTGCTCTTCGTAAATGGGTTTGCAACGCTCGATCTCGGCGATGGTGGAGGGAGGGTGGTTGATGATCTGGCCGTCGAGTTCATACGCGGTGCAGATGCGGATGGTCGGGAGGGTGTCGAGACCGTCGAGGTTGGTGATGGCGAGTTGATCGCAACCGTTGATCATCACGGCGTGGTGGATGAGAACGAGGTCGAGCCAGCCGCAGCGGCGCTCGCGTCCGGTGGTGGCGCCGTATTCGCGGCCCATGCCGTGGAGCATGTCGGAGATTTCCTGGCTTTCGGTGATGAAGGGTCCGCCGCCAACACGGGTGGTGTAGGCTTTGGCAACGCCGACAACGCAATCGATTTTGCGCGGGGAGACGCCGCTACCGGTGCAGGCACCGCCGGCGGTGGTGTTGGAGGAGGTGACGAAGGGATAGGTGCCGTGGTCGATGTCGAGGTAGCTGCCCTGGGCGCCTTCGAAGAGGATTTTCATGCCGTTGTCCAACGCGTGGTTGAGATAAACGACGGTGTTGGTGATGTGCGGCTGCAGACGGATGGCGGCGGCGGTGATTTTTTCAACGACTTCGGCGACGTTGACTTTTTCATAACCGGCGACTTCGAGTTCCTGGTTGTGCAGGGCGGCGCGCCATTCGATTTCGGCGGCGAGCTTGGAGGTGTCGCGCAGGTCGGTGATGCGCAGGCCCTGACGTTCGATTTTGTCGGCATAAGTAGGTCCGATGCCGCGTCCGGTGGTGCCGATGGCGTTCTCGCCACGACGGGTTTCGCGGGCTTTGTCGAGGGACTGGTGGTAGGGAAGCGTGAGATGGGCACGGTCGCTGATGAGCAAGTTTTCAGGCGTGATGTTGACGCCTTGTCCGCGCAGTTTGTCGATCTCGGCGAGCAGGCCGATGGGATCGATGACGACGCCGTTGCCAATGACACAAATCTTGTCGGGCCAGAGGATGCCGCTGGGGATGAGGTGGAGGATGTATTTGGTGTCGTTGTTGATGACGGTGTGGCCGGCGTTGCTGCCGCCTTGGGCGCGGGCGACGACGTCACTGCGCTCGGTGAGATAATCGACGATTTTTCCTTTGCCTTCGTCTCCCCACTGGAGACCGACGATGATGGTGTTTGACATGTGCTTTGGATGGAATGGTAACTGACTAACTGGGATGCCGTGGGAGCAAAGACAGACGTAGACGTGGTCAGGTCGCGATGTTCCACCCTGATAAACAGGCACGGAGGGGTGTCGTCAAGCCGATCGGGACGACGAATGAGGGTTTTGTGCTCGGCAGAGAGAGGTTAGGAGCCCATTTGCAGGATCATAACGACGCCGGCGATGCAGGAGACGATGCCGAGGATGCCGAGGATCATGAGGCCGCTGCCCGCTTGTTTTTTCTTCGCTTTGGGGCCAAAACCCTGGCGCATGTGGGCGGGGCAGGGGGTGGCTCCGAGACCGGTAATGGCGGCGGCGGAGTTGGTGACGGTGGCGGGTTCCCAGCCGCTGCCAGCGCTTTCGTTGGAGAAGTCGGGTTCAGAAGCGTCGTCTTCGTAGATGGAAGTGGGGGCTGGGGCAGAGCCTTCGTCGGCGGAGGCGGGAGCTGACGCTGGAGCGTCGCCTTCGTAAACGACGGGGCAGCTGCCGATACGGAATTCTTCGCCGTGGCTGAGGCTGGCTTTTTCAACGCGCTGGCCGTTGACGTGGGTGCCGTTGGTGGAGCCGAGATCATGGAAGTCGATGCCGTTGGGGGTCACAAAAATTTCGCCGTGGTAGCTGGAAACGGAGCCGTCGGGCACGACGAGGTCGTTGTCCTGGGCGCGACCGATGCGATAGCGTTCGGCTTCGAGTTCAAACTCAAGGGTCGAGCCGTCGGTGGTGTTGATTCTGATTTTTGGCATAACTGGGGACGTTTTTAGCAGTCGGGGGGTGGAGTGGCAAGAAAGATTCAAGATTCAAGATTCCAAGATCCAAGATTTTGAGGAGTGAGGGGCTTGAAGGTAGGCGGATGGAGGCGGCTGAGCACGGGCAGGTTGGTCGCACGATTGGTGGCGTTTTTTAACCGGCGCAACACGAAGTCCCCGGGTTTCAACGGTGGCCCATGGGAAATTGGGCAAGCGTCTGAGGCGCTTCGCGTCCGTGTTCTTGGCAAGATGCCAAGAACGACACGCAAGATGCGTATGCTCCCCAAATTCTCGCTATTTGCTGGACTCGATGAGGGAGGCGAATTCTTTGAAGAAGTAGCTGGCGTCGTTGGGGCCGGGGGCGGCTTCGGGGTGGTATTGGACGCTGAAGACGGGGAGGTCGCGATGGCGCAGGCCTTCGACGGTGCCGTCGTTCAAGTTGATGTGGCTGACTTCGAGATTGGAGGGGAGGGAGTCGGCATCGACGGCAAAACCGTGGTTTTGACTGGTGATGGTGACCTTGCCGGTGCGGACGTCCTGGACGGGCTGGTTGCCGCCGCGATGTCCGAATTTGAGTTTGAAGGTTTTGCCGCCAAAGGCGTGACCGAGCATTTGATGGCCGAGGCAGATGGCGAAGACGGGTTTTTGTTCGGCGAGTTTGCGGACTTCGGCGTGGATGTAGTCAAGGGCGCCGGGGTCGCCGGGGCCGTTGCTGAGGAAGATTCCGTCGGGTTTCAGGGCGAGGACTTCGTCGGCTTTGGTGGTGGCGGGGACGACGTGGACATCAAATCCTTCCTGGCGCAGGCGGCGCAGGATGTTGCGTTTAATGCCGAGGTCGTAGGCAACCACGCGGTGTTTGGTTTCGCCGAGAGCGTGGAAGACGCCTTCGGGTGGACCGCTGTGGCCCTGGCTGGGGTTGGGGATGTCCCAGAGACGGCTTTGTTGATTGGTTTCGTCCCACGCGTAGGGGTTGGCGGCGGTGACTTCCTTGACGAAGTCGCTGCCTTTCATCAATGGGCTGTTTTGGGCGAGCTGGATGGCGTCGGCGACGGTGCCTTCGCTGGTGATGACGGCGCGCATGGCCCCGAGGGTGCGCAGGTGTTTGGTGAGGGCGCGGGTGTCGATGCCCTGGATGCCAGGGATGTTCCAGCGTTTGAGGTAGTCGTCGAGGCTCTCGGTGCTGCGCCAGTTGCTGGGGACATTACAAAGTTCTTCGATGACAAAACCGCGCACATGCGGTTCGTCGCTTTCGTCGTCGAGGAGGTTGATGCCGTAGTTCCCGATCATCGGGTAGGTCATGGCGACGATCTGGCCGCGGTAGGAGGGGTCGGTGAGGACTTCCTGGTAACCGGTCATGGAGGTGTTGAAACAGATTTCCCCCGAGCCTGCCTGGGTGGAACCAAAGGCTTCTCCTTCAAAATAACGTCCGTCTTCCAGGGCGAGAATGGCTTTCTTCATCGTGCGGGGGGTTGATAATGGCAGTTGGGCGGGGTTGCAAGTGATGTTGTTGTTGCGGACGGTTTCAAGGGGTTCTGGCTGGAGAGGCACGTTGGAATTCGGGCAAAAGCTGCAGCGCGGTAGGAATGTTCAGTGCCCTCGATCTTGGCCGATGTTTTTTGTGATTTACCTGCCCTTCGAACCATGTCAGGATCGACGAACTGCGTATGAAGTCCGATTCGCCCATCATTTGCGGAGGAGGCTGGCGCACGCGGCAAAAATTTGGCAAGCCTCGAGCCCGGCGGTTTGGCTTTCTAACGCTGGTGTGGATGGGGATTTCGTTTGGGGCTTCCGCGCCGTTTTGGGAGGGATGGCCGGAGGAGGTTGGAGCGTTCGAATGGTTATGCGTGGCGCTGCTGGTGCCGCACACGGTATTTGCGGTGTTGGCGGTGGTGTTTTGGTTGACGGAGAAGCCGCAGGTGTTTGTTGAGGAGACCCCCAGCTTTGATCACGATATTCGGAAGTTGTATTGAGGAGGAGGTGGATCAAAGAGAAACGGAGACAATCCAGTGAGCGACGAAATGTATGTTTAAACCGATTGTGGAAAGACTAGCAGACTGGAATTTGAGTTTGATTTTGTGGCTTGCAATGATGATGGCTTGCGGTGCGGGGATCCTGGAGGCTGAAAAGAAAAACGTGATGAGTCCTGAAGATTTGGTGGTGGCCTATGAAAAGGCTCTGGCTTCACAGAAGTGGGAGGCGGTGGAACCGTTGATGGATTCGCGGTGCACGGTGACTTTTTCTGACGGCAGTGTGCATCGGGGAATCAAGGAGGTGGAGAAGGCTTTTCGTAGAAACTTCGCGCTGATTGAGGATGAGAAGTATGCCATTTCGGAGCTTCATTGGATGGTGAAGTCGGATGGGTTTGCGGTCTGCACGTTTGTTTTTGAGTGGTCGGGGCGGATGGAAGGGCAGGCGGTGGCAGGTTCGGGGCGGGGAACATGGTCGATGTTGAAGGATGGCGGAACGTGGAAACTGGTCGCGGAGCACCTTGGGCCGAAGGCGGAGGGGTGAGGTTGCCGTTTTTGTGTGGTCGATGCACGCTGGGTGCATGAGGCGTCCTTGCAGGACGCGGAGTGTAAGGACTTTACCCGGCACCTTGTGCCGGGCTGATATGAAGTGTCCTGTCAGGACACGGGGTGATCAAGGAATGAATCCCCGACTTGGGTTGAGCGCTTGATCTGGTGGCGGGTTCTCGGCAAGATGCCGAGGACGAATGGCGAGCGGGACGGGTAATCTCGCCTTCCAATTTAAACGATGGCTTTGATTTCGAGATTGCGGTTGGCTCGTTCGAGTTCGCGGACGCGATCAAGGAGATCAGGAAGGCGGCGGGAGGCGGCGACGCGGCGGCGTTCTTCGCCAGCGGTGGTGGCGGGGAAGCCCATGTAGGATTCGCGACCGGGTGGGAGGTCCTTGGTGACACCTGCACGACCGCCGATGGTGACCATGGAACCGACGTTGACGTGGCCCGCGATGCCGGCCTGGGCGGCGATGACGACGTAGTCGCCAATTTGGGCGCTGCCAGCAATGCCGGTGCCGGAGACGATGATGCAATGTTTGCCGATGACGACGTTGTGGGCGATCTGAACAAGGTTGTCGATTTTGGTGCCTTTGCCGATCCAGGTGCGGCCGAAGCGGGCGCGGTCGATGGTGGTGTTGGCACCGATTTCGACGTCGTCGTCGATCTGCACGATGCCGGACTGGCGGACTTTGCGGTGTTCGCCGTTGATGAATTCGTAGCCGAAACCGTCGGCACCGATGACGACGCCGGAGTGCAGGATGACTCGGGCCCCGAGGGTGCAGCCTTCCTGAATCGTGGCATTGGGAAAAAGCTGGGTGTTGTCGCCGATGGTGACGTTGCGACCGACGTAGCTACCTGCACCGATGCTGACATGGTTGCCGAGCTGAGTGCCTTCCTCAACGACGGCATTGGCACCGATGGAGACGCCGGTTTGGTCGGTGATGATGCCCTCGGCGACGACGGCGGAGGGATGGATGCCGACGGTGGCGGGGGTGGCGTGGAAGCCGAAGGCGTCGACAATTTTTTCAAAGGCAACGGAGGGGTCTTTAACGATGAGTCCGGAAACGTGGGGAGGGAGCGTGGTCCAGCCTTCAGGGATGAGGACGGCGCTGGCTTTGGTTTCGGCGAGCCAGCCGCGGTAGCGATGGTCGGAAAAGAAGCTGAGGTCGCCGCGACGGGCTTCGCGAAGCGATGCGAAACCGGTGATCATGGTGTCGTTGTCTCCAGGGAGGAGACGCGCAGTCACCATTTCGGCCAGTTCCAATACAGAAATATTCATGAACAGCCTTCGCATGGTTTTCTCGGAATGATACCTAAATGAACACGGCTGGCGTGATTGTCACCGTCGATTGGGTGGAGTGAAGCGTGTGTTTTGGCTGGCTATTCTGTCGAATGAGCGGACACTGCCCTTCATCGTTGAGCTTGGGATGCTGGATGATGTGGCTAATCAGGATCCCCCATGAATTATGCAACGATTTGTCTGTGACTGCGGTAATGTGCTTTTCTTTGAGAGCTCACGGTGTTTGCAATGTGGTGAAGAGGTGGGCTATGACCCGGATGCGCAGAAGATGGTGGTAATCCGGCCAGGTGGATGGGGTCAGCGCTGTGGAAACGGGGTGCAATATGGGATCTGCAACTGGGTGGTGCCTGCCAATGGGGCAGCGGCGGAGAAGGCGGCTCTGTGTTTTTCGTGTTCGCTGAATCGCAAGATTCCAAATTTGAAGGAGGAGCGCAATGTGCGCTTGTGGGGTCGGATGGAAGGCGCAAAACGGCGTTTGGTTTACTCGCTACTGCGGATGGGGATTCCATTAGCCTCCAAGGTGATGGATGCGCAGTCGGGTCTGGCTTTTGATATCGTGAGTGCGCAGGCGCAGCCGGGGGTGACGATGGGGCATTTAAATGGGGTGATCACGGTGAATTTGGACGAGGCGGACGATACGTATCGGCAGATCAATCGTGAGCAGTTGGGGGAGAGCACGCGCACGTTGCTGGGGCATTTCCGGCATGAGATTGGTCATTATTTCTGGCAGCGCTGGATGAGTGAAGCGGCTTGGGACGATCCGCAACGGTTGGCGTTTCGTGAACGTTTCGGGGATGAGTGGCGCGACTATGGGGCGGCGTTGAGCTGGCATTATCAGTTCGGAGCACCACAGGATTGGGCGGATCAGTTCATCAGTGGTTATGCGGCGTCACATCCCTGGGAGGATTGGGCGGAGACCTGGGCGCACTATTTGCAGATTTTGGAGGGCTCAGAGACGTTCGAGGGGTTGGGTTTGGAGACCAAGCGGATAGCGTTGCCGGTGGTGAATTTTCCGGTGGAGGCGGGTCAGTTGCCGAACAGTTTGCCGCAGGATGAAAAAGCGGATAAAGCGTTCGTGACGTGGTTGCAGGGCTGGGTGAGTTTGTCCACGGTGTTGAATGAAACTTCGCTGAGTCTTGGTCAGCCGGCGGTGTATCCGTTTGTGATTTCGACGAAGGTCGCGCAGAAGTTACGATTGGTGGATCACTTGGCGAAGGTGTGGGCTGCAGGCAAATAGATCGTCCTCGTCCTCCTACTCGTGCTTGAACTCGTCCTTGATTGCTGCGCAGACGTTCGCTTCATTTCTTTGATCGCCAACAAACCATGCTTGCGTTTTGATCAAGGCTCTTGGTAGTGTCGGTTTTATCCATCGCCGGAATGCTCACTGGCGGTTGGTGTCTGGCGGTTTCATTTTTACCCAGTTCTCACTCACCCATGCCCTTGCTCACGGATCGCAAGACGAAAACGCAATACGATGCCATCGTGGTCGGCTCTGGTGCCGGCGGTGGAATGGCGGCGCTGATTCTCACGCTCAACGGTGCGAAAGTGCTGATGATTGAGGCGGGTCGGAATTACGAACCGCAAACGGAGACGCCGATGTTCAATACGCCGGAGATGGCACCGTTGAGGGGGGATCGGACGCCGGACCGGTTTTTCGGTTATTACGATGCAACGATTGGCGGCTGGCAGGTGCCGGGAGAGCCTTACACGAACAAGGCGGGAACGGAGGGCAACTTCTGGTGGTGGCGGGCGCGGATGCTGGGTGGAAGGACGAATCACTGGGGGCGGATTTCGCTGCGATTTGGTGAGCACGATTTCAGGCCAAAGTCGCGTGATGGCTTGGGGGTGGACTGGCCAATGACGTATGAGGACATGGCGCCGTGGTATGATCGGGCGGAGAAGCTGGTCGGCATTTATGGCGAGGCGAACGGGATTGAGAACGCGCCGGATTCGCCGCCGGGGGTGTTGCAACCGCCGCCGAAACCGAAGGTGGGCGAGTTGCTGGCGAAGCGGGCGGGCAAGAAGCATGGGGTGCCGATTGTGGCAGCGCACCGCGCGGTGTTGTCGGTGCCGATGGATGGCAAGAAACTGGCGGGCGAGTTGTTTCCTGACAATCCCAAGGCGCAGGAGATCATGGCATTGGACATGAGCACGCGGGCCCCGTGTTTTTGGGCGACGAACTGCATTCGCGGATGTTCGA contains:
- a CDS encoding beta strand repeat-containing protein → MKHSRSRLLALKVCASLCIAAAAAPSGIAAPLYFDTVNANGTLNAGSSNWSAATVTWNTASDGSAAPLVGWTTGSDAIFQTGGTNTLTLTENLSAATIQQTGAGTQTTIGVAAAGPVLTLTGNANAVSNNSGSALTFGTNLDILLAPIDNLVAQTWNAAANSSILVNARLTGVAGSAATGGLNKTGAGLLALSGANTYSGFTRLSEGILRADSATAFGTSGIIFSGGTLQYGTGINTDFSTQFSQASNTAAYNIDTNGNNVSFATSLAGNQGFIKKGLGTLSMSASNTFTGTVIVEAGMLKANTGFNPNPFGAANNLIDVRDGATLDLNWRRDTVNTALQTYTSRYNLTVTGKGIVDTTGLVFGGYLGAVTSSGTYSATDNPFTNITMTGATTFSTTPGAARWGILNINANNHDITFVNAAGISWRATSNTQAVNVRNINIEQGHVYADGNFFGDVAGGVININANTPLTTGGPVVRGALQNYVSTKNIAKNIRLNGGFIQFEGLNADLTPQTWSFSGNIELATNPLARNNINATNYLRDIKITGQITGTNGFDYTGIANSTDPRYTVLTIGNNSNNFTGIIRHQRGIIRMSDGSVSSNGTLGNTSNEFNFATAANIAILDLFGTSQNIGALNGASATNHFVQNNRTNTTSTLTVGNGNTTGDFAGILRDYGTLLAGNASTGNAAYTGDGATGAALGFRKVGTGTQTLRGASTHTGDTIVDDGTLLVRNTPGAGTAATGLGNFTANGTSIVGGTGSITGADSKDITLGTGTFLMVGNTRKTTTGGAIASELLLGSATTVDIALNGTVQVDIFANTAGIVSTEADRLKLVSNGATTVGGILEVFDTTGTSTTWTLGNSWQIIDWTGVTNRTGTFASLVLPTLNTALYAWDTSALYTTGTITVANVPEPSRALLFVLGFTLLALRRRNR
- a CDS encoding polysaccharide pyruvyl transferase family protein yields the protein MMRRHFLTSALASIPAIAAAQAEGRKPRIVLRSSWQTVNIGDIGHTPGVLAILEKHLPNVEVILWPSDVSNGVEPMLLKRFPNLVITKDRRIIDTCDFLLHGSGPYLTAHRDVAIWKNEVKKPYGIFGITMAPAGDPGLKIMSNNGLDDYTKDLLDTASFVFLRDPKSLQVVKDANVKSPIIEFGPDGAFATDLRNDETALSYLQANKLEEGKFLCVIPNLRNAPYWRIKRGTKFHPEKHRRNEEMKEHDHVLLREAIIAILRETDHKILICPEDSTQMQEGKELLFDPLPDELKPRVVWRDKFWLTDEALSIYVRSAGLFGSEMHSPIMCIGNGIPAIVCRFVEQTTKGFMWEQIGLGDWLFDLDNQENRTRLVPTILAMAKDPNTAQAKANKARQYIQTRQAEQCAILKRLL
- a CDS encoding NlpC/P60 family protein — protein: MFHRLILYITIGALASVVLLTLNPVSNTLLKLAFLAALLTFWSGLIYLIWNRRPARLTLLLLPVIPSVLLLLPARPVDTKQLTSSYLRNLTKYESVRYVWGGESFFGIDCSGLPRRALRDALLTYGLSHLNSNALRTFLQHWWFDASALALSKGYRNCTTPVGTSGTIKTMDYTNLLPGDLAITRGGAHLIVYLGNDQWIQADNEKGKVLTQSGRTDENGWFHAKVTTHRWNLISSPR
- a CDS encoding adenylosuccinate synthase, which gives rise to MSNTIIVGLQWGDEGKGKIVDYLTERSDVVARAQGGSNAGHTVINNDTKYILHLIPSGILWPDKICVIGNGVVIDPIGLLAEIDKLRGQGVNITPENLLISDRAHLTLPYHQSLDKARETRRGENAIGTTGRGIGPTYADKIERQGLRITDLRDTSKLAAEIEWRAALHNQELEVAGYEKVNVAEVVEKITAAAIRLQPHITNTVVYLNHALDNGMKILFEGAQGSYLDIDHGTYPFVTSSNTTAGGACTGSGVSPRKIDCVVGVAKAYTTRVGGGPFITESQEISDMLHGMGREYGATTGRERRCGWLDLVLIHHAVMINGCDQLAITNLDGLDTLPTIRICTAYELDGQIINHPPSTIAEIERCKPIYEEHEGWLEDLSGKTDYADLPDKAKAYLARLGELAGAPVTLLGIGPSRDQTLVVS
- a CDS encoding FHA domain-containing protein, with the translated sequence MPKIRINTTDGSTLEFELEAERYRIGRAQDNDLVVPDGSVSSYHGEIFVTPNGIDFHDLGSTNGTHVNGQRVEKASLSHGEEFRIGSCPVVYEGDAPASAPASADEGSAPAPTSIYEDDASEPDFSNESAGSGWEPATVTNSAAAITGLGATPCPAHMRQGFGPKAKKKQAGSGLMILGILGIVSCIAGVVMILQMGS